Proteins co-encoded in one Arachis hypogaea cultivar Tifrunner chromosome 11, arahy.Tifrunner.gnm2.J5K5, whole genome shotgun sequence genomic window:
- the LOC112722809 gene encoding uncharacterized protein — translation MSCCIDIILRCCCHTLISMLILFLFMVGSSNGEDINNNPLFEFSSRDEVVQMNGYGEEKLSTVLITGSLNCHQATIPDQDQPHAWPIPGASVAVNCHSNGRKRRGRTAAVAIGVTDEFGDFMVELPSYLHAIPNLEKICRVKINEIPKGSMCGVMNKRQKKKQQLSLTSFGNGIRTYSAGDIRLHHAPFKHSN, via the exons ATGAGCTGCTGCATTGATATTATTCTTCGGTGCTGCTGCCACACCCTTATTTCTATGTTGATCCTGTTCCTCTTCATGGTTGGATCATCTAATGGAGAAGATATTAATAACAACCCTTTGTTTGAGTTTTCAAGCAGAGATGAAGTAGTGCAAATGAATGGCTATGGAGAGGAGAAGCTTTCCACTGTCCTCATCACTGGTTCCCTTAATTGTCATCAGGCCACTATTCCAGATCAAGACCAACCTCATGCATGGCCAATACCAG GGGCTTCTGTGGCTGTGAACTGCCACAGCAATGGGAGGAAGCGGAGAGGCAGAACGGCGGCGGTAGCAATAGGCGTGACGGATGAGTTTGGAGATTTCATGGTGGAGCTGCCTTCCTACTTGCACGCAATTCCTAACTTGGAAAAGATATGTAGAGTGAAAATAAATGAGATTCCAAAGGGATCAATGTGTGGTGTGATGAACAAGagacagaagaagaagcagcaactcAGCCTCACTTCCTTTGGGAATGGCATCCGTACCTACTCTGCCGGAGACATTAGGCTCCATCATGCACCATTCAAACACAGCAATTGA